The following proteins are co-located in the Polystyrenella longa genome:
- a CDS encoding prenyltransferase/squalene oxidase repeat-containing protein, with protein sequence MNKLTLVCTLLVAGIATSLSAAAPTLDQQTKAGINFLRNSQADDGSWTAPNRPGVSGLITTSLLESDLPVDDPTVAKALKHLESFVQPDGGIYNPEGSHRNYETCIILMAFEEANEDGRYDTQIKNAEKFLRGLQWDEGEGLESNDTSYGGAGYGSHQRPDMSNTQFFLDALKAAGAEEDDPAVQKALVFISRAQNLESEYNQTAFAGKINDGGFFYTPAAGGETKAGETENGGLRSYGSMTYAGLKSMAYAGLEKDDVRVAAALKWIQKYYTLDTNPGMGEQGLFYYYHTFAKTLDVLDMEQVTSADGTEHDWEVELVSKLGSLQRSNGSWVNKADRWYEGDPNLVTAYALMALSYCE encoded by the coding sequence ATGAATAAACTCACTCTGGTATGCACGCTACTGGTGGCTGGAATTGCCACTTCTCTTTCGGCAGCAGCGCCGACTCTGGATCAACAGACCAAAGCCGGAATCAACTTCCTGCGGAACAGTCAGGCCGACGATGGGAGCTGGACTGCCCCCAATAGGCCCGGTGTCAGCGGGTTGATTACCACTAGTCTGCTGGAGAGCGATCTCCCCGTAGATGACCCCACGGTTGCCAAGGCATTAAAACATCTGGAATCGTTCGTTCAACCTGACGGGGGAATTTATAATCCCGAAGGAAGTCATCGTAATTACGAAACCTGCATCATCCTGATGGCGTTCGAAGAAGCTAATGAAGACGGACGCTATGACACCCAAATCAAAAACGCGGAAAAGTTTCTCCGCGGTCTGCAATGGGATGAAGGCGAAGGCCTGGAATCCAACGACACCTCCTACGGTGGAGCGGGATATGGTTCTCACCAGCGCCCGGATATGTCGAACACTCAGTTCTTCCTGGACGCGCTGAAAGCAGCCGGTGCGGAAGAAGATGATCCGGCGGTACAGAAAGCATTGGTTTTCATCTCGCGCGCCCAGAACCTGGAAAGCGAATACAACCAAACCGCGTTCGCCGGAAAAATCAATGACGGTGGATTCTTCTATACACCTGCCGCAGGGGGTGAAACCAAAGCGGGCGAAACCGAAAACGGAGGACTTCGCTCTTATGGATCGATGACTTATGCTGGCCTGAAAAGTATGGCCTACGCGGGACTCGAAAAAGATGATGTTCGCGTGGCCGCCGCTCTCAAATGGATTCAGAAATATTACACGCTGGATACTAATCCCGGCATGGGTGAGCAGGGACTGTTCTACTACTACCATACGTTCGCGAAAACGCTCGACGTATTGGATATGGAACAAGTTACTTCTGCCGATGGAACGGAACACGACTGGGAAGTCGAACTGGTCAGCAAGTTAGGTTCACTTCAGCGTTCCAACGGTTCCTGGGTCAACAAAGCCGACCGCTGGTATGAGGGCGATCCTAACCTTGTCACCGCTTACGCTCTGATGGCCTTGAGCTACTGTGAATAG
- a CDS encoding DUF4345 family protein: MARIVLAVIGLLYIMLGIWCAISPKQTSEYVGFHLNPGEGQSEFFTVYGGLEFALGLVFLIPLLRTDTTATILLVALIVHATLVVFRMISFALFQGVASSTYGLAGGEVVMLIALAASWWSLSDLPG, translated from the coding sequence ATGGCTCGCATCGTTCTGGCTGTAATCGGCCTGCTCTACATTATGCTCGGTATATGGTGCGCCATCTCGCCGAAGCAGACTTCGGAATATGTCGGATTCCATTTGAATCCGGGCGAAGGCCAATCCGAGTTTTTTACAGTCTATGGCGGATTGGAATTTGCTCTTGGACTCGTCTTTCTGATCCCTCTCTTGCGTACTGATACCACCGCGACGATTCTGCTGGTGGCGTTGATCGTACATGCGACGTTGGTGGTTTTTCGCATGATCAGCTTCGCCCTGTTTCAGGGTGTCGCCAGTTCAACCTATGGCCTGGCCGGAGGCGAAGTGGTAATGCTGATCGCGCTGGCAGCCAGTTGGTGGAGTCTCTCGGACTTACCTGGCTGA
- a CDS encoding PAS domain S-box protein has protein sequence MGTLIEFFSKLFDTSDFPARWYCGKWTSGHGWLHIISDLAIWGAYMAIPVVLVTFAFRHRKEIPYSNIYLLFAGFILACGTTHLIEAIIFWHPVYRLSGISKLVTASISWATVIVLIRMAPQAMELPGLKRSNTKLEREIKRRREAEKDLVETEKLFRITFENAAVGMAHVAPDGTWLRVNNRLSEIVGYTPEDLLQLTFQDITHPEDLNADLESYSKLLAGEIEKYAMEKRYYHKEGNIVWILLTVSLVKHENGEPDYTIAIIQDITERKTLEEASAETQRLLSTFMENAPSAMGVVELAPDNSDILHLLDNPAGERFFNVTEGGTSGKWSIEHLNMWPAAVQEWIENYRKAQRNQSTVNFQFQFIPPDSPVDSEQTLPLDNQIWLNVNMAYLGTGEEGRDRFCYIASDDTFRKQSEFRLQRSHDTFFHLIEAAPFGIHIVDDQLRMSQCSSGTEKLFGSADLLVGLSMDQIFTRLWGKQISSELMAVFQQTLTSGKSYTASDYSLYNLDNGKLEYFDWEIQQIILPDGKYGVVCYFYETTQWKEAELAARESESRLKLATELVKVGVVVCECENKHVILDKIAAEQYGLPSESALTLEEYRNCFFPEDRDRFDDQMHHAIAPGNQSTPTLEYRVVQKNGSRRWLGICMQVEFEISSTGSPEPSHWLIASIDLTERKRHEEQLDLARQQAEAANRARGEFLANMSHEIRTPMAALMGHVEILMTHLQDPDNRESVRTIKRNGHHLLEILNDILDISRIEAGKLEVEQTRCDIVQLLKDIDSLMRVRVDAHRVNFIITATEKIPKFVQTDPKRLKQILLNLVGNAIKFTHIGQIKVEVIFNSDESQIEFHVEDTGIGIPQEILSTLFRPFSQGDASRTRKYGGSGLGLAISQRLAGLLDGSITVESQTGVGSTFVVSLPILDKEELDLITLELDLPTAEEEQTVIRHLEGNILLVDDRRDIRFVGQHFLEEAGATVTTASDGAEAIRLVENAAEMGNEFRLIIMDVQMPKMDGNTAVMKLREMGFQTPIISLTADAMREDRERCLASGADDYLAKPIDKAHLVNKAASLICDITPEELKERRDNRAADTTEEGEA, from the coding sequence ATGGGTACTCTGATTGAGTTTTTCTCCAAGCTGTTCGACACGTCCGATTTCCCCGCGCGCTGGTACTGTGGAAAATGGACCTCCGGACACGGGTGGCTGCATATCATCTCGGATCTGGCGATCTGGGGGGCCTATATGGCGATCCCCGTGGTGCTGGTCACCTTTGCATTCCGCCATCGGAAGGAAATTCCCTATAGCAACATCTACCTGCTCTTTGCCGGTTTCATCCTGGCTTGCGGCACCACCCATCTGATTGAAGCGATCATTTTCTGGCACCCGGTCTATCGACTGTCGGGCATTTCTAAATTAGTGACCGCCTCCATTTCGTGGGCGACGGTGATTGTTTTGATACGCATGGCTCCACAAGCGATGGAATTACCAGGCCTGAAGAGATCCAACACAAAACTGGAACGGGAGATCAAGCGTCGACGCGAAGCAGAGAAAGATCTGGTCGAAACAGAAAAACTCTTTCGCATCACGTTTGAAAATGCCGCAGTCGGAATGGCGCATGTCGCACCGGATGGAACGTGGCTACGCGTCAATAATCGTTTGAGCGAAATCGTCGGCTATACACCTGAGGATTTGTTGCAACTCACCTTTCAGGACATCACCCACCCAGAAGATCTCAATGCAGACCTCGAAAGTTACTCCAAACTACTCGCTGGAGAGATCGAGAAGTACGCTATGGAAAAGCGTTACTATCACAAAGAGGGTAACATCGTCTGGATTCTGCTGACCGTCTCGCTAGTCAAACATGAAAATGGCGAGCCTGATTATACTATTGCCATTATTCAAGACATTACGGAACGGAAGACACTGGAAGAAGCTTCTGCTGAAACTCAACGATTGCTAAGTACCTTCATGGAGAATGCGCCTTCCGCAATGGGAGTAGTGGAATTAGCTCCGGATAATTCCGACATCCTGCATTTACTCGACAACCCTGCAGGAGAACGTTTCTTCAACGTAACGGAGGGGGGGACTTCCGGAAAATGGTCGATAGAACACCTTAACATGTGGCCTGCCGCAGTTCAGGAATGGATTGAAAATTACCGCAAGGCTCAGCGAAATCAATCGACAGTTAACTTCCAGTTTCAATTCATCCCACCCGATTCGCCTGTCGATTCAGAGCAAACATTGCCTTTGGATAATCAGATCTGGCTGAACGTGAATATGGCCTATCTGGGTACCGGGGAAGAGGGACGTGATCGATTCTGTTACATCGCCAGCGATGATACATTTCGGAAGCAGTCTGAGTTTCGCTTACAACGCAGCCACGACACTTTTTTTCATCTCATCGAAGCGGCTCCCTTTGGAATTCATATCGTCGACGATCAGTTACGAATGAGCCAATGCAGTTCCGGCACAGAGAAACTATTTGGTTCAGCTGACCTATTGGTCGGTTTAAGTATGGATCAAATCTTCACTCGTCTTTGGGGCAAACAGATTTCCAGTGAACTGATGGCCGTGTTTCAACAGACTTTAACGTCGGGAAAATCTTATACGGCGAGCGACTACAGTTTGTACAACCTGGATAATGGCAAACTGGAGTATTTCGACTGGGAAATTCAGCAGATCATCTTGCCCGACGGAAAGTATGGCGTCGTCTGTTATTTCTACGAGACGACCCAGTGGAAGGAAGCCGAACTGGCTGCACGCGAAAGCGAGAGCCGCTTGAAACTGGCGACCGAACTGGTGAAAGTCGGCGTGGTTGTTTGCGAATGTGAGAACAAGCACGTGATTCTGGACAAGATCGCCGCAGAACAATACGGCTTGCCTTCGGAGTCGGCACTTACACTGGAGGAATATCGAAACTGTTTCTTCCCTGAAGATCGAGATCGCTTCGACGATCAAATGCATCACGCAATTGCCCCCGGTAACCAGTCGACCCCAACTCTTGAATACCGCGTTGTGCAGAAAAATGGTTCGAGACGCTGGTTGGGAATTTGTATGCAGGTCGAGTTCGAAATTTCGTCTACCGGCTCTCCCGAACCGAGCCACTGGTTGATTGCCTCAATTGACCTTACCGAACGGAAACGACACGAAGAACAACTCGACCTTGCCCGGCAACAGGCGGAAGCGGCCAACAGAGCCCGTGGAGAATTTCTGGCTAACATGAGTCACGAAATCAGAACACCCATGGCAGCATTAATGGGGCACGTCGAAATCCTGATGACTCATTTGCAGGACCCCGATAATCGCGAAAGTGTCCGCACCATTAAACGGAACGGACATCACCTTCTGGAGATTCTCAATGATATCCTGGATATCTCTCGCATTGAAGCGGGTAAACTCGAAGTCGAGCAAACCCGTTGCGATATTGTGCAACTTCTGAAGGACATCGACTCTCTGATGCGAGTCCGAGTCGACGCCCACCGTGTCAATTTCATTATCACCGCAACTGAAAAGATTCCCAAGTTCGTACAAACAGACCCTAAACGGCTGAAACAGATTTTGCTCAATCTGGTTGGGAATGCGATCAAGTTTACTCATATCGGTCAGATCAAAGTCGAAGTCATCTTCAATTCTGACGAAAGCCAGATTGAGTTCCATGTCGAGGATACTGGCATTGGAATTCCCCAAGAGATACTCAGCACCCTATTCCGCCCCTTCAGCCAGGGAGACGCTTCCCGGACCAGAAAATATGGCGGAAGTGGACTGGGACTTGCCATCAGTCAACGCCTTGCAGGCTTATTGGATGGGAGCATCACCGTCGAAAGTCAAACAGGGGTTGGCTCAACGTTCGTGGTTAGCTTACCTATCCTGGATAAGGAAGAACTTGATCTCATCACTTTAGAACTGGATCTGCCTACTGCAGAAGAAGAGCAAACGGTGATTCGACATCTCGAAGGAAACATCCTGTTGGTGGACGACCGACGTGACATTCGATTCGTGGGCCAACATTTTCTGGAAGAAGCTGGAGCGACTGTCACAACCGCCAGCGACGGTGCGGAAGCAATACGCCTTGTCGAAAACGCTGCGGAGATGGGAAACGAATTTCGGTTGATCATCATGGACGTTCAAATGCCCAAGATGGACGGCAACACTGCCGTTATGAAACTAAGAGAAATGGGTTTCCAAACGCCGATCATTTCCTTAACCGCCGATGCGATGCGAGAAGACCGGGAACGATGCCTGGCATCGGGTGCCGATGATTATCTGGCTAAACCAATTGATAAAGCGCACCTCGTTAATAAGGCCGCTTCCCTGATTTGCGACATCACACCCGAAGAATTAAAGGAACGACGTGACAATCGAGCAGCCGACACAACCGAAGAAGGCGAAGCCTGA